Proteins encoded within one genomic window of Thunnus albacares chromosome 13, fThuAlb1.1, whole genome shotgun sequence:
- the esrra gene encoding steroid hormone receptor ERR1, giving the protein MSSRERRSDVYIKAEPSSPEGGGGGRTSPGGASSDSSQSGGGGTRGDSAKRYSPPLYTPALRCHFKDEGGDGAEEGSTGNGAGRCKYALSTLPKRLCLVCGDVASGYHYGVASCEACKAFFKRTIQGNIEYSCPASNECEITKRRRKACQACRFTKCLKVGMLKEGVRLDRVRGGRQKYKRRPEVENATYQSAPLPLTKESEKGSSNIIVSHLLVAEPEKLFAMPDPLQPDTAQRTLTTLCDLADRELVVIIGWAKHIPGFLSLSLADQMSVLQSVWLEVLVLGVAYRSLGCEDEVVFAEDFVLDEEMSRVAGLTELNAAISQLARRFRALNVDREEFVMLKAIALTNSDSVYIEDMDAVQKLRDLLHQALLELESQRRPDDPQRAGRLLLTLPLLRQTAGRALTTFYSIKTRGGIPMHKLFLEMLEAMMDSP; this is encoded by the exons ATGTCTTCCAGGGAGCGTCGGTCCGATGTCTACATAAAAGCAGAACCAAGCAGTCCAGAGGGAGGCGGGGGAGGTCGGACCAGCCCTGGTGGGGCCTCCTCAGACTCTTCTCAAAGCGGAGGTGGAGGAACCAGAGGAGACAGCGCTAAACGTTATTCCCCGCCACTCTATACACCAGCTCTGCGTTGCCACTTTAAAGACGAGGGTGGTGATGGGGCAGAGGAAGGCTCCACTGGAAATGGAGCAGGGCGATGCAAGTACGCCCTGAGCACGTTACCCAAGAGGCTGTGTTTAGTATGTGGGGATGTGGCTTCAGGTTATCACTACGGCGTAGCTTCATGTGAGGCCTGCAAAGCATTCTTCAAGAGAACCATCCAAG GTAACATTGAATACAGCTGTCCAGCATCAAATGAGTGTGAGATCACCAAAAGGCGCAGAAAGGCTTGCCAGGCATGCCGCTTCACCAAGTGCCTCAAAGTAGGCATGCTGAAAGAgg GAGTTCGTCTTGACAGGGTCCGAGGTGGAAGACAGAAGTACAAAAGGCGCCCAGAAGTGGAGAATGCAACATACCAGAGTGCCCCTCTACCACTGACAAAGGAGAGTGAAAAAG GCTCCTCCAACATCATCGTGTCCCACCTTCTAGTGGCTGAGCCAGAAAAGTTATTTGCTATGCCCGACCCTCTGCAGCCCGACACAGCCCAGCGCACACTCACCACCCTTTGTGACCTTGCTGACCGTGAGCTGGTCGTCATCATTGGCTGGGCCAAACACATTCCTG GCTTCCTGTCGCTGTCTCTAGCAGACCAGATGTCCGTGCTGCAGTCAGTTTGGCTGGAGGTGCTGGTTCTGGGCGTAGCGTACCGCTCGCTTGGCTGTGAAGACGAGGTAGTGTTCGCAGAGGATTTTGTCCTTGATGAGGAGATGTCACGTGTTGCTGGACTGACAGAGCTAAATGCAGCAATTAGTCAACTCGCCCGCCGTTTCCGTGCACTAAACGTGGACCGGGAGGAGTTTGTCATGCTAAAAGCCATCGCACTCACTAACTCAG ACTCTGTTTACATCGAGGATATGGACGCTGTGCAGAAGCTGCGGGACCTCCTCCACCAGGCCCTGCTGGAGCTGGAAAGTCAGCGGCGCCCAGACGACCCTCAGCGGGCAGGACGCCTCCTTTTAACATTGCCTCTCCTCCGACAGACTGCTGGACGAGCTCTCACCACCTTCTACAGCATCAAGACCCGTGGTGGTATACCCATGCACAAACTATTCCTGGAGATGCTGGAAGCCATGATGGACTCTCCCTAG
- the LOC122996108 gene encoding potassium channel subfamily K member 4: MFLWFCLVSPPSECEVDGVPSGYGSRDSILRPGAKRDWKRRRRGQLRHESCSSLDLGHTSTDAGRGKQQPAFELSGGAAMRCSTLLGIFTGVLLYLVLGAVVFNALETPRGEKKHIHLQDTRRDFLLNFSCIDPDNLHAFIQEVVEAIGAGVDPNSNSSFVSQWDLASAFFFSGTIITTIGFGNISPKTEGGQLFCIFYALVGIPMFGILLAGVGDHLGTGLRKTIARIETLFLKWRVSPTIVRVISAVLSILLGCLLFVAVPILVFQEVEKWTLLESAYFVVITLTTVGFGDYVAGDSGNAGSDHWYKPLVWFWILLGLAYFASILSMIANWLRVLSKKTRAEMEELRAHATDWTQNIQNMSVDFRIPGKIDDPFRKRRRRRRHGPRSHSRSAPTPGAPERKDEQDESQTESGSYSSSSFSTSNESESGSETDSQTTQTERVPEDKTEKEDIVPEPHLSQPLDYFGENLAFIDESSDAQSGKLHLDPLLDQTQPNSVRSRHPKRRRHRKPVQQRSPKINRPNPDRREPNGNPKPVPDLPLKPSDRS, encoded by the exons ATGTTTCTTTGGTTCTGTCTAGTGTCCCCTCCTTCAGAGTGCGAGGTGGACGGAGTCCCCAGTGGTTACGGATCCAGGGACTCTATCCTCAGGCCTGGAGCAAAGAGGGACTGGAAAAGACGAAGGCGTGGGCAACTAAGGCACGAAAG ctgcagcagcttggATCTGGGCCACACCAGCACTGACGCTGGCAGAGGGAAACAGCAGCCTGCGTTTGAACTGAGTGGAGGTGCAGCCATGCGCTGCTCCACCCTGCTCGGCATCTTCACAGGGGTGCTTCTCTACTTGGTGCTGGGCGCCGTGGTGTTCAACGCCTTGGAGACTCCACGAGGGGAGAAGAAGCACATCCACCTGCAGGACACACGCCGGGATTTCCTGCTGAACTTCAGCTGCATTGACCCAGACAATCTACATGCCTTTATACAG GAGGTGGTGGAGGCCATTGGTGCAGGTGTGGATCCCAACAGCAACTCCTCTTTTGTCAGCCAATGGGATCTGGCcagtgccttttttttctcagggaCAATCATCACAACCATCG GTTTTGGAAACATCTCCCCCAAGACAGAAGGGGGTCAGCTGTTCTGCATTTTCTATGCCCTGGTGGGAATCCCGATGTTTGGTATCCTGCTCGCTGGAGTTGGAGACCACCTGGGAACTGGGCTGAGGAAAACTATTGCCAGAATAGAGACACTCTTCCTG AAATGGCGTGTTAGTCCCACCATTGTGCGTGTGATCTCAGCCGTCCTATCCATCCTGCTGGGATGCCTGCTGTTCGTTGCAGTGCCGATCCTGGTTTTCCAAGAGGTGGAGAAGTGGACTCTGCTGGAGTCGGCCTACTTTGTAGTTATCACCCTGACAACAGTGGGGTTTGGCGACTATGTTGCAG GGGATTCTGGAAATGCGGGGAGCGACCACTGGTATAAGCCTTTGGTGTGGTTCTGGATCTTGCTGGGTCTTGCCTACTTTGCATCTATCCTGTCGATGATTGCCAACTGGCTTCGAGTTCTGTCCAAGAAGACCAGAGCTGAG ATGGAGGAGCTGCGAGCCCATGCCACTGACTGGACTCAAAACATCCAGAATATGTCAGTGGATTTTCGCATTCCAGGAAAGATTGATGACCCCTTCAGAAAGCGTCGGCGAAGGCGGCGCCATGGCCCTCGCAGCCATAGTCGTAGTGCGCCAACTCCCGGGGCCCCTGAGAGGAAAGACGAGCAAGATGAGAGTCAAACAGAGTCTGGATCTTACTCCTCTTCCTCGTTCTCGACTTCTAACGAATCAGAGTCTGGATCGGAGACAGACTCTCAGACCACTCAGACAGAGCGAGTTCCtgaagacaaaactgaaaaagaggACATTGTTCCAGAGCCCCACCTTTCACAGCCTCTCGACTACTTTGGGGAGAACCTAGCGTTTATTGATGAGTCTTCAGATGCTCAGAGTGGTAAACTACATTTAGATCCTCTCCTGGATCAAACACAACCCAACTCTGTACGCTCTCGTCACCCCAAGAGGAGACGCCACAGAAAGCCTGTTCAACAGAGAAGCCCCAAAATCAACCGCCCCAACCCTGACAGGAGGGAGCCCAATGGAAATCCAAAACCAGTTCCAGATCTACCACTGAAGCCTTCAGATCGAAGCTGA